Proteins encoded by one window of Ignavibacteriota bacterium:
- the uppP gene encoding undecaprenyl-diphosphatase UppP — MTIIEAIILGIIQGLTEFIPISSTAHLTVAGKLMGLISEDNPERWTAFIAMIQLGTLAAVFIYFKREIVGIPKSFLTENFSKNRTKYSEQSLDSRMGWMIILGTIPIVIAGLAFKDFIEGSFTKELNVIATSLIVLGIILFIAEKTANFKKDLEKITIKDSILVGLAQCVALIPGSSRSGTTITAGLFLGMTRETAARFSFLLSIPAILASGLLGVKESIPYLTGGDAINIIIATIVSGISGYWAIHFLISYLKNNSTYLFVIYRIIAGVLILLFINHF, encoded by the coding sequence TTGACCATTATTGAAGCAATTATTCTTGGAATAATTCAAGGACTGACAGAATTCATTCCTATTAGCAGTACAGCACATCTTACTGTAGCAGGGAAACTTATGGGGCTGATTTCAGAAGATAATCCAGAACGCTGGACAGCATTTATCGCAATGATTCAACTTGGTACATTAGCTGCAGTTTTTATATATTTCAAACGTGAAATTGTTGGTATTCCCAAATCATTTTTAACTGAAAATTTTTCTAAAAATCGCACGAAATATTCCGAGCAAAGCTTAGATTCAAGAATGGGCTGGATGATTATTCTCGGAACAATACCAATTGTAATTGCAGGGCTTGCATTTAAAGATTTTATTGAGGGAAGTTTTACAAAGGAGCTGAATGTAATAGCTACAAGCCTGATTGTATTGGGTATAATATTATTTATTGCAGAGAAAACTGCGAATTTTAAAAAAGATTTAGAAAAAATCACAATTAAAGATTCAATTCTGGTTGGTTTGGCTCAGTGCGTTGCTTTAATTCCAGGTTCATCCCGCTCCGGCACTACAATCACAGCCGGACTTTTTCTTGGGATGACCAGAGAAACTGCTGCAAGGTTTTCATTTCTACTTAGCATTCCGGCAATTCTTGCCAGCGGATTGCTTGGAGTCAAGGAGTCAATACCATACCTGACGGGTGGTGATGCAATAAATATTATAATTGCAACCATTGTATCGGGAATTAGTGGTTACTGGGCTATACATTTTTTAATCAGCTATTTGAAGAATAATTCTACTTATCTTTTTGTAATATATAGAATTATCGCCGGTGTATTAATTTTGTTGTTCATAAATCATTTTTAG
- a CDS encoding glycoside hydrolase family 3 C-terminal domain-containing protein: MFKKILLLLVVLTANLKAVDLSNTEELDKRVWDLINQFTIDEKIQTLSSGIWDGIPRLNIPDYQWHNESEHGLCIENVTVFPQSINLSATWNLDLMHRVANAISDEARVKFRHGEVGLNFWSPSINIARDPRWGRVQETYGEDPYLASRMSVAYINGMQGDNPKYFKTIASPKHYVVHSGPESKRHHFDAIVGERDLWETYMPAFKSSIMEAGAFSIMAAFNAVNGRPVVTNPYLIQDVLRRQWDFKGFVVTDCNAIGDSFWEHKVGSNEREGTALALLTGIDSECGDFYKDHLKKAYLEGYVTEEDINISVFRLYRAKFLLGLYDDPELVEYTKIPDSVVDSDEHNSIALETAKESIVLLKNDGTLPLSKELERILVVGPNANVFYENLGSYTGWPSKPVTILEGIKKTVSESTDIVFRKETEVGGTLTELVTPKNVRTHDGQPGFKGEYFANRFMLGEPTAIRIDTVLDFNWGYIDPIEGVSADSFSVRWTGIIRVDEPGEYTIKVTSDDGTRIRIGDKVVIDDYTPHGTITRIGFFEFEANKDYDILIEYLQWWAPGDIKFEIGNKKSGSKQMAELKDFAKDFDAVIYVGGLSSDYENEQSFLETEGFYQGDRTSLDLPWGQLKIIEALHSSGKPVVMVNLGTTLALNWHHANINSILHTWYLGQTAGDAVGAVLFGDYNPAGRTPVTFHNSVDELPHFDNYDMAGRTYRYFEGKPLYEFGYGLSYTDFEYSDMTLPFGEIKLCESDTAVITYKISNTGRYDGDEVVQLYVKYLDSRLSQPIKQLKQFKRLHLKAGETRVDTLYLNLNELYSYDPAKKRYIRENGNYELQLGSSSLDIRQIGNIEIDNCGVENTSVIADFSLNIYPNPTSGYLNISSELPLSENYDIEIFDILGNKQNVILDSDFLSNIARIDCSNLNTGIYSLVIRSKSEIIRRKFAIVK; encoded by the coding sequence ATGTTTAAGAAAATTTTGCTACTATTAGTTGTTCTGACTGCAAACTTAAAAGCAGTGGATTTGTCAAATACAGAAGAACTTGACAAAAGAGTCTGGGACTTAATTAATCAATTCACAATTGATGAAAAAATTCAAACATTGTCATCCGGTATATGGGATGGAATACCAAGACTGAATATTCCCGATTATCAGTGGCATAATGAAAGTGAACATGGACTTTGCATTGAAAATGTAACAGTATTTCCTCAATCCATAAATTTATCTGCTACTTGGAATTTAGACCTTATGCATAGAGTGGCAAATGCAATATCAGATGAAGCAAGAGTAAAATTCAGGCATGGTGAAGTAGGACTTAACTTCTGGTCTCCAAGCATCAATATAGCACGTGATCCACGCTGGGGCAGGGTTCAGGAGACTTATGGAGAAGACCCGTATCTTGCTTCAAGGATGTCTGTAGCATATATAAATGGTATGCAGGGTGATAATCCAAAATATTTCAAAACAATTGCTTCACCCAAACACTATGTTGTTCATAGCGGACCTGAATCCAAACGCCATCACTTTGATGCAATTGTTGGCGAAAGAGATTTATGGGAAACCTATATGCCTGCATTTAAAAGCTCAATTATGGAAGCCGGAGCTTTCTCAATCATGGCTGCTTTCAACGCTGTAAATGGCAGGCCTGTTGTTACAAATCCATATCTTATTCAAGATGTTCTGAGGCGTCAATGGGATTTTAAAGGATTTGTCGTGACTGATTGCAATGCTATCGGAGACAGCTTTTGGGAGCATAAAGTAGGTAGCAATGAGCGAGAAGGCACCGCTCTTGCCCTGCTCACAGGCATTGATTCCGAATGTGGCGATTTCTACAAAGACCACTTGAAAAAAGCTTATCTTGAGGGTTATGTTACTGAGGAAGACATCAATATATCAGTATTCAGGCTCTACAGAGCAAAATTTTTATTAGGTTTATATGATGACCCTGAGCTTGTAGAATATACAAAAATACCTGATTCTGTAGTGGATAGCGATGAACATAATTCTATAGCTCTTGAAACAGCAAAAGAATCAATTGTTTTATTAAAAAATGACGGCACATTGCCATTAAGTAAAGAACTCGAAAGAATTTTGGTAGTTGGTCCAAATGCAAATGTATTTTACGAAAATTTGGGAAGTTATACCGGTTGGCCCAGCAAACCTGTCACAATTTTAGAAGGAATCAAAAAAACTGTTTCAGAAAGTACAGACATTGTTTTCAGAAAAGAGACCGAAGTAGGCGGTACTCTTACTGAACTTGTTACGCCCAAAAATGTCCGTACCCATGATGGTCAGCCGGGATTCAAAGGTGAATATTTTGCCAATCGCTTTATGTTGGGAGAGCCAACTGCTATCAGGATAGATACTGTTCTTGATTTTAACTGGGGATATATTGACCCGATTGAAGGGGTAAGTGCCGATTCTTTCTCAGTAAGATGGACAGGAATTATCAGGGTTGACGAGCCTGGAGAATATACAATCAAAGTTACAAGTGATGATGGAACACGTATAAGAATAGGCGATAAAGTTGTTATTGACGACTACACACCTCACGGAACTATAACCAGAATAGGATTCTTTGAATTTGAAGCAAATAAAGATTATGATATATTAATTGAGTACCTTCAATGGTGGGCGCCGGGAGATATAAAGTTTGAAATTGGAAACAAAAAATCCGGTAGCAAGCAAATGGCTGAACTCAAAGATTTTGCGAAGGATTTTGACGCAGTTATTTATGTTGGCGGACTATCATCTGATTACGAAAATGAGCAAAGTTTCCTCGAAACTGAGGGCTTTTATCAGGGTGACAGGACAAGTCTGGATTTGCCATGGGGACAGCTTAAAATTATTGAGGCACTGCATTCAAGCGGAAAGCCTGTAGTTATGGTGAATCTTGGAACAACTCTTGCTTTAAACTGGCATCATGCAAATATTAATTCAATTTTGCATACCTGGTATCTTGGACAAACTGCCGGCGATGCTGTTGGTGCAGTTCTTTTCGGAGATTATAATCCAGCTGGAAGAACACCTGTTACATTTCACAATTCAGTTGATGAGTTGCCACACTTCGATAATTATGATATGGCAGGCAGAACCTACAGATATTTTGAAGGAAAACCTCTTTATGAGTTTGGTTACGGGCTTAGTTATACCGATTTTGAATATTCAGATATGACTTTGCCTTTTGGCGAAATCAAACTTTGCGAAAGCGATACTGCAGTTATTACTTACAAAATTTCAAACACAGGAAGATACGATGGCGATGAAGTTGTTCAGCTTTATGTAAAATATCTGGATTCAAGACTAAGCCAGCCGATCAAGCAGTTGAAACAGTTCAAGAGGCTTCATCTAAAAGCCGGCGAAACCAGAGTTGATACCTTATATCTGAATCTTAATGAATTGTATTCGTATGACCCTGCTAAAAAAAGATATATACGTGAAAATGGAAATTATGAATTACAATTAGGTTCATCATCACTTGATATCAGGCAAATCGGAAATATTGAAATTGATAACTGCGGAGTGGAAAACACTTCTGTTATCGCTGATTTTAGCTTGAATATTTATCCAAATCCAACATCTGGTTATTTGAATATCTCTTCAGAACTTCCTTTGAGCGAAAATTATGACATTGAAATTTTTGACATTTTGGGAAATAAACAGAATGTCATTTTGGATTCAGATTTTCTGAGCAATATAGCAAGAATAGATTGCTCAAATTTGAATACAGGCATCTATTCATTGGTAATCAGAAGCAAAAGTGAAATAATACGAAGGAAATTTGCTATAGTAAAATAG
- a CDS encoding hybrid sensor histidine kinase/response regulator, translating into MQYISDIELVLIVDDNPANIEVAVAHLHSEGYRTATAKSAREALESIKQEIPDLLLLDIMMPVVDGFELCKLFKSDSTTSDIPVIFLTALNQPDEMVKGFNHGAVDYITKPFNKEELISRVRNHLNLVKQTKTIKYQNEALKRLNEEKNGIIELTAHDLNNPLQSVIGYSDLIIGKLSPENSDLISYAHSIKSSAQKAVNIIKDLMEVNLIEEGKLKLSIVDFDLRDTLMKVVEGYLFQAEAKKQVLIYDEPDLPCIVNADRMKLERIFDNLLSNAIKFSKIQGKIYIKCDYVKSNDDSQDYVVVSIQDSGPGFTNDDKSKIFTKFAKLSAKPTSDEPSTGLGLSIVKKLTELLNGQIHLVSSPDEGSTFYVKFPVAG; encoded by the coding sequence ATGCAATATATATCTGATATAGAATTAGTATTGATTGTAGATGATAATCCGGCTAACATTGAAGTAGCTGTGGCTCATCTTCATAGCGAAGGATACAGAACTGCGACCGCAAAATCAGCACGGGAGGCATTGGAATCTATAAAGCAAGAGATACCTGATCTGCTTTTACTAGATATTATGATGCCTGTTGTTGATGGTTTTGAACTGTGTAAACTTTTTAAATCCGACTCAACTACATCGGATATTCCTGTGATATTCCTTACAGCCCTCAATCAACCCGATGAGATGGTAAAGGGATTCAATCACGGTGCCGTTGATTATATTACAAAACCATTCAATAAAGAAGAACTTATTTCAAGAGTAAGAAATCATTTAAATTTAGTCAAACAGACTAAAACAATCAAATATCAGAATGAAGCACTAAAGCGGCTGAACGAAGAAAAGAACGGTATAATCGAGTTAACTGCTCATGACCTTAATAATCCGCTTCAGTCTGTAATTGGGTATTCAGATCTCATTATCGGCAAACTTTCACCCGAAAATAGCGATTTAATTTCTTATGCTCATTCAATTAAATCATCTGCTCAAAAAGCTGTAAATATAATTAAAGATTTGATGGAAGTAAATCTTATTGAAGAGGGTAAACTTAAACTCAGTATTGTTGATTTCGACTTAAGGGATACACTGATGAAAGTTGTTGAAGGATATTTATTTCAGGCTGAAGCTAAAAAACAGGTATTAATTTATGATGAGCCTGATTTGCCATGCATTGTGAATGCTGATAGAATGAAATTGGAAAGGATATTTGATAATTTGCTTTCAAATGCTATTAAGTTTTCTAAGATTCAAGGAAAAATTTATATTAAATGTGATTACGTCAAGTCAAATGATGACAGTCAGGATTATGTTGTAGTTTCAATTCAAGACAGCGGTCCTGGTTTTACAAATGATGATAAATCCAAAATTTTTACAAAATTTGCTAAACTATCAGCTAAACCGACATCTGACGAGCCATCAACAGGATTGGGACTTTCGATAGTCAAGAAACTAACCGAACTTCTTAATGGTCAAATACACCTTGTATCAAGCCCCGATGAAGGCTCTACATTCTATGTGAAGTTCCCTGTTGCCGGGTAG
- the rsmD gene encoding 16S rRNA (guanine(966)-N(2))-methyltransferase RsmD, which yields MRIIGGKYKSRRINLKIPPNVRPTADKNRESMFNVLNNYVDFTDLKIIDLYAGSGALGFEALSRGAGFVSFVDNSRKSLELIKSAAKQLEIDKINFEIVQQDALKYLRSKSSNKYDILFADPPYDNCDYNDLFQTIIETDILDNVFIAVIEYRTVNDIEIPTQFNILSQKKFGDTSFLVIEKKI from the coding sequence ATGAGAATTATTGGTGGTAAATACAAAAGTCGCAGAATAAACCTGAAGATTCCACCTAATGTCAGACCCACAGCAGACAAAAACCGTGAGTCAATGTTTAATGTATTGAATAATTATGTTGATTTCACAGATTTGAAAATTATAGATTTATATGCAGGCTCCGGAGCTTTAGGATTTGAGGCATTGAGTCGTGGAGCCGGTTTTGTTTCATTTGTTGATAATAGCAGAAAATCCTTAGAATTAATTAAAAGTGCCGCCAAGCAACTGGAAATAGATAAAATCAATTTTGAAATAGTTCAGCAGGACGCTCTAAAATATTTACGTTCAAAAAGCAGTAACAAATATGATATTTTGTTTGCAGACCCACCTTATGATAACTGCGATTACAATGATTTGTTTCAAACTATTATTGAAACTGACATATTAGATAATGTTTTTATAGCCGTTATTGAATACAGAACTGTAAATGATATTGAAATCCCTACTCAATTCAATATACTTAGTCAAAAAAAGTTTGGAGATACTTCTTTTTTGGTGATTGAAAAGAAGATTTAA
- a CDS encoding PD40 domain-containing protein, giving the protein MKKNNILIFIIALFFAYTGNLYPQFGKNKVQYENFDWKYVQTVNFDVYYNDGSKYLADFTARACENSLAAIVKTLNHRMSSRVAVIVYDAHNDFQQTNVIMQFMPEGVGGVTELFKNRVVVPFQGNWAVLDHVIHHELVHAVLNDMFYGGTFQSAISSSGGFMIPLWMNEGFAEWQSIGGMNTETDMFMRDLTLSENLPPLNRLNGYLAYRGGQTFYNYVAETYGKERVGDLINRLRIYRNVETAFASTFQMSFEDFSEKWQRDIKKFYFPDLELFVSPKDYAIPLTNHQKDMTFYNSSPAISPDGEKMAYISTSGGVFGIFVRNIDDKTDAKQLVSSSRTQDFEDLNMLTPGISWNPKGTHLAISAKAGAEDAIFIVDAKTGKYDRLKFGIKSISSVQWSQENNEIAFIGSQGKHSDIYVYNYITKKLKQITDDIFSVVSISWSFDGKRIYFTSDRSNNLSGIFNMNNFKIWNYDVYKSDIFVIDIATSNIERLTFDPENTKTSIAVVPGDDKLLYVSDKNGIGNIYVMDLFTKKSKPLTNSLTGITQIAISNDASKALFTTQINGGYDIYMMKYPLDSDLGIDELPLTKFRQSQIEQKKIIESIAEIENAGLQETKLTGYGDFEVTFENQAMVSPNVDAQKNLLDDNTTSIIQISDDASSADTTDEELEEQDYKVTFSPDLILGNPGFSTFFGVQGVTQMLFSDVLGDHQIFFQANLLLDLRNSQFFLAYNYLPKIIDYSFNIYHTSAFILSADNFFYRFRNFGAGVTASYPFTLFNRLEFGANFMMLSKENVDIPELGGTDRYLVVPRVRYVHDNTLWGYYGPRDGSRYFLDISGSPKLGDDGVGFATFRGDYRTYIPLGWFFGFALRGAAGASLGPNSQNFFMGGTDNWINRRFSGGRLPFNSPEDFAFMAFEMPMRGWAVSEVVGDKYFIANAEFRFPLLTALIAGPLPILIQGVNGAIFLDVGSAWYDEVIFSQTLDDGRRIPGNMLMSSGLGIRAYMLGIPWKVDIAWRNEIDRWSEPYYLFSIGFDF; this is encoded by the coding sequence ATGAAAAAGAATAATATTTTAATATTTATAATAGCTTTGTTTTTTGCATATACCGGAAATTTATATCCTCAGTTTGGAAAGAATAAAGTTCAATACGAAAATTTTGACTGGAAATATGTCCAAACAGTTAATTTTGATGTATATTATAATGATGGTTCAAAGTATCTTGCAGATTTCACAGCCAGAGCATGCGAAAATTCATTAGCCGCAATAGTGAAAACACTGAATCATCGAATGTCAAGCCGTGTGGCTGTTATAGTATATGATGCTCATAACGATTTTCAACAAACAAATGTTATAATGCAATTTATGCCGGAAGGTGTTGGCGGTGTTACAGAATTATTTAAAAATCGTGTTGTAGTGCCTTTTCAAGGTAATTGGGCAGTTTTAGACCATGTTATTCATCACGAGCTTGTCCATGCTGTGCTCAATGATATGTTTTATGGTGGGACATTCCAATCAGCAATATCTTCAAGCGGAGGATTTATGATACCTCTTTGGATGAATGAAGGTTTTGCCGAATGGCAGAGCATAGGCGGTATGAATACTGAAACTGATATGTTCATGCGTGACCTTACATTGAGCGAGAATCTACCTCCTCTTAATCGTCTTAACGGATATCTTGCATATCGTGGCGGGCAGACCTTCTATAATTATGTTGCTGAAACTTATGGAAAAGAGCGGGTTGGAGATTTGATTAACCGACTAAGAATTTACAGAAATGTAGAAACCGCATTCGCAAGTACATTTCAAATGTCATTCGAGGATTTTTCGGAAAAATGGCAACGAGATATTAAGAAATTTTATTTCCCGGATTTGGAGCTTTTTGTAAGTCCCAAAGACTATGCCATACCTCTTACAAATCACCAAAAAGATATGACGTTCTATAACTCGTCACCGGCAATTTCGCCGGATGGCGAAAAAATGGCATATATTTCGACAAGTGGTGGCGTTTTTGGCATTTTTGTCAGAAACATTGATGATAAAACGGATGCGAAACAACTTGTAAGTAGCTCGAGAACTCAGGATTTCGAAGATTTGAATATGCTTACACCCGGCATTTCGTGGAACCCCAAAGGAACTCATCTTGCCATTTCAGCTAAAGCAGGTGCTGAAGATGCTATATTTATAGTTGATGCTAAGACAGGTAAGTATGACCGGCTGAAATTTGGTATTAAATCAATTTCTTCCGTACAGTGGTCTCAAGAAAATAACGAAATAGCATTTATCGGTTCACAAGGAAAGCATTCAGATATTTATGTGTATAATTATATTACTAAAAAATTAAAGCAAATTACTGATGATATTTTTTCTGTAGTGTCAATAAGCTGGTCCTTTGACGGTAAAAGAATATATTTTACATCGGACCGAAGCAACAATTTGAGCGGTATATTCAATATGAATAATTTCAAAATCTGGAATTATGATGTTTACAAAAGCGATATTTTTGTTATTGATATAGCAACTTCAAATATTGAAAGATTAACTTTCGACCCTGAAAATACAAAAACAAGTATTGCTGTTGTTCCCGGAGATGACAAACTTTTGTATGTTTCGGATAAAAACGGTATTGGCAATATTTATGTAATGGATTTATTTACTAAGAAATCCAAGCCTTTAACCAATTCACTCACAGGCATAACTCAAATTGCAATTTCCAATGATGCCTCCAAAGCATTATTTACTACCCAGATAAATGGCGGTTATGATATTTATATGATGAAATATCCGCTGGACAGTGACTTGGGAATCGATGAACTTCCGCTTACTAAATTCAGACAATCTCAAATCGAGCAAAAGAAAATAATCGAATCTATCGCCGAAATTGAAAATGCCGGACTTCAGGAAACAAAACTCACAGGCTACGGAGATTTTGAAGTTACATTCGAAAATCAAGCTATGGTAAGCCCAAATGTTGATGCTCAGAAGAATTTGCTTGATGACAATACCACTTCAATCATTCAAATATCTGATGATGCCTCTTCAGCAGATACAACTGATGAAGAGCTTGAAGAGCAGGATTATAAGGTAACATTTTCACCTGATTTAATTCTCGGAAATCCGGGTTTTAGCACTTTCTTTGGTGTTCAGGGAGTAACTCAAATGCTTTTCAGTGACGTTTTGGGTGACCATCAAATATTTTTTCAGGCAAATTTACTTCTTGACCTTAGAAACAGTCAATTTTTCTTAGCTTACAATTATCTGCCGAAAATTATTGATTACAGTTTTAATATTTATCATACATCAGCATTTATTTTAAGTGCAGATAATTTCTTTTACAGATTCAGAAATTTTGGAGCCGGTGTCACAGCATCATATCCATTTACTCTTTTTAACAGATTGGAATTTGGTGCAAATTTCATGATGCTAAGTAAGGAAAATGTAGATATTCCTGAATTGGGTGGAACCGACCGCTATCTTGTCGTGCCAAGAGTGAGGTATGTTCACGATAACACACTTTGGGGATATTATGGTCCAAGAGACGGCTCAAGATACTTTCTTGATATCAGCGGTTCTCCAAAACTTGGTGATGATGGAGTTGGATTCGCAACATTCAGAGGTGATTACAGGACTTATATTCCGCTTGGCTGGTTCTTTGGATTTGCTCTTCGTGGTGCAGCCGGAGCTAGTCTCGGACCGAATTCACAAAATTTCTTTATGGGTGGTACCGATAATTGGATAAATCGAAGATTCAGCGGTGGCAGACTACCTTTTAATTCTCCTGAGGATTTTGCTTTCATGGCATTCGAAATGCCTATGCGTGGCTGGGCTGTTAGTGAAGTAGTCGGTGATAAATATTTCATAGCAAATGCTGAATTCAGATTTCCGCTTTTGACTGCACTTATTGCAGGACCACTTCCAATTCTTATACAAGGTGTAAACGGTGCTATATTTCTTGATGTAGGCTCCGCCTGGTATGATGAAGTAATATTCTCACAAACTCTTGATGACGGCAGACGAATTCCCGGTAATATGCTGATGAGCAGTGGATTGGGAATCAGAGCCTATATGCTGGGAATCCCATGGAAAGTTGATATTGCATGGAGAAATGAGATTGATCGTTGGTCTGAGCCATATTATTTATTCTCTATAGGTTTCGATTTTTAA